Proteins from a genomic interval of Lolium perenne isolate Kyuss_39 chromosome 1, Kyuss_2.0, whole genome shotgun sequence:
- the LOC127315884 gene encoding probable folate-biopterin transporter 7: MEKEQKVGAERAAAAAAQRWVIGAGFWVQGFRLFPWLGVNFFLKDGMGVAASSLQILQASANLPMVAKPLLGLLSDAVPIRGARRLPYVAIGALLQAVSWLGIALWPSLTLPVLTIFLLLSNFGASICEVANDAIVAEAGKQATSSSGGQLQSFACMFGSSAGALGNLLGGIALSYFSPKAMFLFFAILLVLQFFTTVAIPESSLKLPKAATNASVVSSIRKQVKELSYALCMPEIFWSIIWFSVSYAVIPFLLGTMFFYQTEVLRLDSSVIGLSKVFGQVALLAWSMAYNKCFKAMPARKVLSALQFITAVIMLSDVLFVQGVYGKIGVPDSIYTIVFSGMLEGLMFFKVLPFSVLIANLCPSGCEGSVMAFVMSALALSTIISGYLGVALAEYMGVSGDDFSALPVCLLIEAACTMLPLCCSSLIKERTEKEKKQE; this comes from the exons ATGGAGAAGGAGCAGAAGGTGGGGGcggagcgggcggcggcggcggccgcgcaGCGGTGGGTGATCGGGGCGGGGTTCTGGGTGCAGGGCTTCCGCCTCTTCCCGTGGCTCGGCGTCAACTTCTTCCTCAAGGACGGCATGGGCGTCGCCGCCTCCTCGCTGCAGATCCTCCAGGCCTCCGCCAACCTGCCCATGGTCGCCAAGCCGCTCCTCGGCCTCCTCTCCGACGCCGTACCCATCCGCGGCGCCCGACGCCTGCCCTACGTCGCCATCGGCG CTCTCTTGCAGGCGGTTTCATGGTTAGGAATTGCGCTCTGGCCGTCTCTCACTCTTCCAGTCCTTACCATTTTTCTCCTCTTGAGTAACTTTGGTGCATCAATATGTGAGGTTGCCAATGATGCCATTGTAGCGGAGGCTGGGAAGCAAGCAACCTCTTCCTCAGGGGGGCAGCTTCAATCCTTTGCCTGTATGTTTGGCTCTTCCGCTGGAGCGTTAGGAAACCTCCTCGGTGGCATTGCTCTCAGTTACTTCTCTCCCAAGGCCATGTTTCTGTTTTTTGCAATCCTTCTCGTGCTCCAGTTCTTCACTACTGTGGCTATACCTGAGAGCTCTCTCAAACTCCCAAAGGCAGCTACTAATGCATCAGTGGTTTCCAGCATCCGCAAACAAGTCAAAGAGTTGTCATATGCGCTATGCATGCCTGAAATATTTTGGTCAATCATATGGTTTTCAGTGTCCTATGCTGTCATACCGTTTCTACTTGGGACCATGTTCTTCTATCAGACTGAAGTGTTAAGACTAGATTCGTCCGTTATTGGTTTATCCAAGGTTTTCGGGCAAGTAGCTCTCTTGGCTTGGAGCATGGCATACAACAAGTGCTTCAAAGCAATGCCTGCACGTAAGGTCTTATCAGCTCTGCAGTTCATCACAGCAGTCATAATGTTATCAGATGTGTTATTTGTTCAGGGAGTATACGGGAAGATTGGTGTACCAGACTCCATATACACAATCGTGTTCTCAGGGATGCTAGAGGGTCTTATGTTCTTCAAGGTGCTACCCTTCAGTGTTCTTATCGCAAACCTTTGCCCTTCTGGGTGCGAGGGATCGGTTATGGCCTTTGTCATGTCTGCACTTGCTCTGTCAACTATTATCAGCGGATATCTTGGTGTTGCGCTTGCTGAATACATGGGAGTATCTGGAGATGATTTCTCAGCGTTGCCGGTTTGCTTGTTGATTGAGGCTGCATGCACAATGCTGCCGCTATGTTGCTCATCATTGATTAAAGAGAGGAcagagaaggagaagaaacaaGAGTAG
- the LOC127315893 gene encoding sm-like protein LSM5, whose product MSQNNPSQLLPSELIDRCIGSKIWVIMKGDKELVGTLCGFDVYVNMVLEDVTEYEYTAEGRRITKLDQILLNGNNIAILVPGGSPPDA is encoded by the exons ATGTCTCAGAACAATCCCTCCCAGCTCCTCCCCTCAG AGCTGATCGACCGGTGCATCGGATCCAAGATTTGGGTGATCATGAAGGGAGACAAGGAGCTCGTCGGCACCCTCTGCGGGTTCGACGTCTACgtcaacatggtcctcgaggacgTCACTGAGTA CGAGTATACTGCCGAGGGTCGTCGCATAACGAAACTTGATCAAATCCTCCTTAATGGCAACAACATAGCCATT TTAGTTCCTGGTGGTTCACCGCCAGATGCTTGA